A window of the Patescibacteria group bacterium genome harbors these coding sequences:
- a CDS encoding 2-oxoacid:ferredoxin oxidoreductase subunit beta, translated as MKIKGFNTYTKNTWCPGCSNFGIESAVKQVFTELVNRGKLKKENIVILSGIGCHAKITDYINVNSFYSLHGRVPAPATGIKLANPGLSVIGFAGDGDAYGEGLDHLIFAAKRNSDITMIIHNNRVYALTTGQFTPTSPKGFPGKSTPKGSLEEPFNPLEIMLASGATFIARAFAGNPNNLKEIIKKAILHKGFSFVDVLQPCVAFYNTSEFYRQRVYDLKKKGHNVSDRRSAVKKIKEWNYLNAESRKIPIGVFYKIKKPTFEESVLKKRKPYGLPVPVLKNLLQKHI; from the coding sequence ATGAAAATAAAAGGTTTTAATACTTATACGAAAAATACCTGGTGCCCGGGATGCAGTAACTTCGGGATAGAGTCGGCCGTAAAACAGGTTTTTACTGAGCTTGTTAATAGAGGAAAGCTTAAAAAAGAAAATATAGTTATTCTTTCCGGTATTGGCTGTCATGCGAAAATTACCGATTATATTAATGTCAATTCCTTTTATTCCTTGCACGGCAGAGTTCCAGCGCCGGCAACAGGAATTAAACTTGCTAATCCCGGACTTTCAGTCATAGGATTTGCCGGAGACGGAGATGCTTACGGAGAAGGATTAGACCACTTAATATTTGCTGCCAAAAGAAACAGCGACATAACGATGATAATTCATAATAATAGAGTTTATGCGCTCACAACCGGTCAATTTACTCCCACTTCACCCAAGGGCTTCCCGGGAAAATCCACGCCAAAAGGCTCTTTAGAAGAGCCGTTTAATCCCTTAGAGATTATGCTCGCCAGCGGCGCAACTTTTATAGCGAGAGCTTTTGCGGGAAATCCAAACAATCTCAAAGAAATTATAAAGAAGGCAATTCTCCACAAAGGGTTTTCCTTCGTAGACGTTCTTCAACCTTGTGTAGCTTTTTACAATACTTCTGAATTTTATCGGCAGAGAGTTTATGACCTTAAAAAGAAAGGACACAATGTTTCTGACCGGCGAAGCGCGGTGAAAAAAATCAAAGAATGGAATTACCTGAATGCTGAATCCAGAAAAATACCTATAGGGGTTTTTTATAAAATCAAGAAGCCGACTTTTGAAGAAAGTGTTCTTAAAAAAAGAAAGCCCTATGGGCTCCCTGTTCCTGTTCTTAAAAACCTTTTGCAAAAACATATATAG
- a CDS encoding 2-oxoacid:acceptor oxidoreductase subunit alpha translates to MQKECSILIGGQAGDGIKLAGALVANLLNRLGYWTFVYIDYPSLITGGHNFAIVRAGSEKILAHADKVNILVALNQETVEKHAWRLKEKTLIVFDSNSVKAKGLGLPLSEIVKNKGLPLIARNSAGLGAVASVLEIEFPIVADVIRSSIKKKTKENIEAAKVVYNQTKKLGKIFKLPLLKNPPKPLLTGNEAIALGAVKAGLKAYIAYPMTPSTGILHYLAKHKEKLNIVTIQLENEIGVIGAAQGASYAGVKTMVGTSGGGFALMTEHLSLAGQAEIPTVIVLAQRPAPASGVPTYTAQGDLFFALHAGHGDFPRIVIAPGDVEEAFYLTAEALNLAWKFQIPVIILSDKHLSESIFSAEFDENKIIRGNPKIWNKKGEYKRYAFTKNGISPLAFPGQKKAVVKSNSYEHDEFGITTENPKLVTKGSEKRLKKMKAIEDVLMKKETVKVYGNPKSKTALIAWGSTKGAVVEVAKSHNLKVIQPLFLHPFPVWELKKHLSNVKRIIGVEVNSTGQLCKLLKFNGFKVDEQILKYDGRPFTVDELEKKVKKIIL, encoded by the coding sequence ATGCAAAAAGAATGTTCTATTTTAATAGGAGGCCAAGCCGGAGACGGAATAAAGCTAGCCGGCGCCTTAGTCGCAAACCTGCTTAACAGGTTGGGTTATTGGACTTTTGTATATATTGATTATCCTTCTCTGATTACGGGCGGTCATAATTTTGCAATAGTAAGGGCAGGGTCAGAAAAAATTCTTGCTCACGCAGATAAAGTGAATATCTTGGTAGCTCTTAACCAAGAAACTGTTGAAAAACACGCTTGGCGGCTTAAAGAAAAAACTCTGATTGTTTTTGATTCAAATTCTGTAAAGGCAAAAGGATTGGGACTCCCTTTAAGCGAAATTGTTAAAAATAAAGGGCTTCCCCTAATAGCAAGAAATAGTGCTGGATTAGGAGCTGTTGCTTCTGTTTTAGAAATAGAATTTCCTATTGTGGCAGATGTTATCAGAAGTTCAATTAAAAAAAAGACCAAAGAAAACATTGAAGCTGCCAAAGTGGTTTATAACCAGACGAAAAAACTTGGAAAGATATTCAAATTACCTCTACTCAAGAATCCGCCCAAGCCCCTTCTAACAGGGAACGAGGCAATAGCTCTCGGCGCTGTTAAGGCCGGGCTGAAAGCGTACATTGCCTATCCAATGACGCCTTCAACGGGTATTCTTCATTATCTTGCAAAACACAAAGAGAAACTTAATATAGTAACAATTCAATTAGAAAATGAAATCGGGGTCATCGGCGCTGCTCAAGGAGCTTCATATGCAGGGGTCAAAACTATGGTCGGAACTTCTGGAGGAGGATTTGCCCTTATGACAGAACATCTTAGTTTAGCCGGGCAGGCAGAGATTCCCACTGTTATAGTTTTAGCTCAAAGACCAGCACCCGCATCGGGTGTTCCCACTTATACTGCTCAGGGTGATTTATTTTTTGCTTTGCATGCTGGACATGGGGATTTTCCAAGAATTGTTATTGCTCCCGGGGATGTTGAAGAAGCTTTTTATTTAACAGCAGAGGCCTTAAATTTAGCCTGGAAGTTTCAAATTCCCGTAATAATACTCAGTGACAAACACCTGAGTGAAAGTATTTTTTCAGCAGAATTTGATGAAAATAAAATAATCAGGGGAAATCCAAAAATATGGAATAAAAAAGGTGAGTATAAAAGATACGCCTTTACAAAAAATGGGATATCTCCATTAGCTTTTCCGGGACAAAAGAAAGCGGTTGTGAAGTCAAACAGCTACGAGCATGACGAATTTGGAATAACCACAGAAAACCCCAAGCTCGTAACAAAGGGGTCTGAAAAAAGATTAAAAAAAATGAAGGCAATTGAAGATGTGCTAATGAAAAAAGAAACGGTTAAAGTCTATGGAAACCCAAAAAGCAAAACAGCCCTGATTGCCTGGGGCTCAACCAAGGGGGCTGTGGTTGAAGTTGCCAAATCCCATAATTTAAAAGTTATCCAGCCCTTATTTTTACACCCATTCCCGGTGTGGGAACTGAAAAAACATTTAAGCAACGTTAAAAGAATTATAGGCGTAGAAGTTAACTCTACCGGACAGTTATGCAAATTGTTAAAATTTAACGGCTTTAAAGTTGATGAGCAAATCTTAAAATATGACGGAAGACCTTTTACTGTTGATGAATTAGAAAAAAAAGTAAAAAAAATCATTTTATGA